One genomic region from Haloterrigena gelatinilytica encodes:
- a CDS encoding DUF998 domain-containing protein: MDALSRRRAATACGLAAPLVALGAIALATLVAAPETFSWRVRALSEMGRYETRTFPLFNGGLILGGLLGVPFGWRLWLAARNGLERLGAALLWAATAALVGIGVFFLGHDAFYLDAEFHTPVALLFFGLAPFAQWVYGSGLVLAGDARLGLVSVWLGIVHPLCWLGWLASRAGAGEPSAWFAVPEFVAAVAFGSWVFALAAERYRRDSSNREKSAD, from the coding sequence ATGGACGCGCTCTCCAGGCGACGCGCCGCGACGGCGTGCGGGCTCGCCGCCCCCCTCGTCGCCCTCGGCGCGATCGCGCTCGCGACGCTGGTGGCCGCCCCGGAGACGTTCTCCTGGCGCGTTCGAGCGCTCTCGGAGATGGGGCGCTACGAAACCCGGACCTTTCCGCTGTTCAACGGCGGGCTGATCCTCGGCGGCCTGCTCGGCGTCCCCTTCGGCTGGCGGCTCTGGCTGGCGGCACGGAACGGCCTCGAGCGTCTCGGCGCCGCCCTGCTGTGGGCGGCGACGGCCGCCCTGGTCGGTATCGGCGTCTTCTTTCTCGGCCACGACGCGTTCTACCTCGACGCCGAATTCCACACGCCGGTCGCCCTGCTGTTCTTCGGGCTCGCGCCGTTCGCGCAGTGGGTGTACGGAAGCGGACTCGTGCTCGCCGGCGACGCCCGACTCGGTCTCGTCTCCGTCTGGCTCGGCATCGTCCATCCGCTCTGTTGGCTCGGGTGGCTCGCGAGCCGCGCCGGCGCCGGGGAGCCGTCGGCGTGGTTCGCCGTCCCCGAATTCGTCGCGGCCGTCGCCTTCGGGAGCTGGGTGTTCGCGCTGGCCGCGGAGCGGTATCGACGGGATTCCTCCAATCGGGAGAAATCGGCGGACTGA
- a CDS encoding UPF0058 family protein translates to MHKDELLELHEELVVIMEYFAQREDVDEELFEPYRQLDVDPSHVHKSKSEHKHAVFVLGNALAKGMSEDEFSSAGRIGKRMKELAEDAESKI, encoded by the coding sequence ATGCATAAAGACGAACTCCTCGAGCTACACGAAGAACTCGTCGTCATCATGGAGTACTTCGCCCAGCGGGAGGACGTCGATGAGGAACTGTTCGAGCCGTACCGCCAGCTGGACGTCGATCCCTCCCACGTCCACAAATCGAAAAGCGAGCACAAACACGCCGTCTTCGTGCTCGGCAACGCCTTGGCGAAGGGCATGAGCGAGGACGAGTTCTCGAGCGCGGGGCGGATCGGCAAGCGGATGAAGGAACTCGCCGAGGACGCCGAGTCGAAGATCTGA
- a CDS encoding DUF7527 domain-containing protein: MEPRTQERVEQWDSRPFSGGYDGLSDLADADFSGAVSAAGTWLFMLNGRIVGVVDGAIEDFEAASGTRYEAPDPALPLLCTMEEHGGETRAKYYTNETPLREVDGTLQSGSFTGYVELSENVLSGDYYAVYYGGRRMAAAYIGNADRLLTGDEAFERAADEVGIYEVRDVEIEVTDVPGTGPDSSATDATGGSAGDSSPATGPDADAADARAEPSADPTESALGSIDIAGSEPEPDPAETGADGAASAPLEDVTIGDATTDDAAADAPDSDPSTEPSGITATDADPLDSEPASGGITDAESADAAEPVGAVDDRSAAEPADGSVADEPVDERDRPSVDDRTQPAETATEVRTEAVEDDARARSASDADADANAEPDSETGSTADTSPDLAEVEAAAEQLEQNDISWTEDDVADSPSDEDAGAADAGATAGAVPESNPTDAATSEPDPTAAPTSEPESAGAAVTAAPEPDAEDTEETDERFDQEAQWRETRSIPSIDPDNSQSDDSSRAAGRSETSQRSRARREAETDRNGQRRRTAGEATRQQSSRRSQETNAARQRRPQEAERADASSGGSGADAGPAAAEASDGADDRVAELEERVETLEERRDELVAAAEELEAERDQLRSENEELSSTIDRLRSRIEELETELERAREADAGAGATPAASTQLSADRALADTNLFVRYASKSQPTLESAHGGESDRSDVAANLRLEHHTGFDAADVAVDGRPYEEFLAGTMEHRFVDWLTSTVLFEIRDTGNADGLGDLYDAIPQIDRAELDATISLQDDETEDVPDQVRFDVVAFDKMGNPLLVANLNDSREPATQGMLEEMEEAASAVKANYPDLAAAVVVTSSYFEPGALEVAEQATSGGLLSRGSKMSYVNLSRKTGYHLCLVESRSEGFHMNVPEL; this comes from the coding sequence ATGGAACCGCGCACGCAAGAGCGCGTCGAACAATGGGATTCCCGCCCGTTCAGCGGCGGTTACGACGGTCTCTCCGATCTCGCTGACGCCGACTTCTCCGGAGCCGTCTCCGCCGCCGGCACGTGGCTGTTCATGTTAAACGGCCGCATCGTCGGGGTCGTCGATGGCGCCATCGAGGACTTCGAGGCCGCGTCGGGAACCCGCTACGAGGCACCAGATCCCGCGCTCCCGCTGCTCTGTACGATGGAAGAGCACGGCGGCGAGACGCGAGCGAAGTATTACACTAACGAAACGCCGCTCCGGGAGGTCGACGGGACCCTCCAGAGCGGCTCGTTTACGGGCTACGTCGAACTGAGCGAGAACGTCCTCAGCGGCGATTACTACGCCGTCTACTACGGCGGTCGCCGGATGGCCGCCGCCTACATCGGGAACGCCGACCGCCTCCTCACCGGCGACGAGGCGTTCGAGCGGGCCGCCGACGAGGTCGGGATCTACGAGGTTCGCGACGTCGAGATCGAGGTCACCGACGTTCCGGGAACGGGACCGGACTCGAGCGCGACCGACGCGACCGGGGGAAGCGCCGGCGACTCGAGTCCCGCGACGGGACCGGACGCCGACGCCGCCGACGCGCGGGCCGAACCGAGCGCCGACCCGACCGAGTCGGCCCTCGGCTCGATCGATATCGCCGGCTCGGAGCCCGAGCCCGACCCAGCCGAGACCGGGGCCGACGGTGCCGCGAGCGCGCCGCTCGAGGACGTCACGATCGGCGACGCGACGACCGACGACGCCGCGGCGGACGCGCCCGACAGCGACCCGTCGACCGAGCCGTCAGGGATCACCGCGACCGACGCGGATCCGCTCGACTCGGAACCGGCCTCGGGCGGGATCACCGACGCGGAGTCGGCCGACGCGGCCGAGCCGGTCGGTGCCGTCGACGATCGATCGGCCGCGGAGCCCGCGGACGGAAGCGTCGCGGACGAACCGGTCGACGAACGCGACCGACCGTCGGTGGACGATCGAACCCAGCCGGCGGAGACGGCTACCGAAGTTCGGACCGAGGCCGTCGAAGACGACGCTCGAGCCCGTTCGGCGTCCGACGCCGACGCCGATGCCAATGCCGAGCCCGACTCCGAGACGGGGTCTACCGCCGACACCAGTCCGGACCTCGCCGAGGTCGAAGCCGCCGCAGAGCAACTCGAGCAAAACGACATCTCCTGGACCGAAGACGACGTCGCGGACTCGCCGTCGGACGAGGACGCCGGAGCGGCCGACGCCGGGGCGACGGCGGGCGCCGTTCCGGAGTCGAATCCGACGGACGCCGCGACGTCCGAACCGGACCCGACCGCAGCCCCAACGTCGGAGCCGGAGTCAGCGGGTGCGGCGGTGACGGCGGCTCCGGAGCCGGACGCCGAGGACACCGAGGAGACCGACGAACGGTTCGATCAGGAAGCGCAGTGGCGCGAGACGCGCAGTATTCCGTCGATCGATCCGGACAACAGCCAGTCCGACGACTCGAGTCGGGCGGCCGGTCGCTCCGAGACGAGCCAGCGGAGCCGCGCGCGCCGCGAGGCCGAGACGGATCGGAACGGACAGCGCCGCCGGACGGCCGGGGAGGCGACGCGACAGCAGTCGAGTCGGCGGTCACAGGAGACCAACGCCGCCCGGCAGCGTCGGCCGCAGGAAGCGGAGCGGGCCGACGCCTCCAGCGGCGGGTCCGGCGCCGACGCCGGCCCGGCGGCTGCTGAGGCGAGCGACGGCGCGGACGACCGCGTGGCCGAACTCGAGGAGCGCGTCGAGACGCTCGAGGAGCGACGCGACGAACTCGTCGCCGCGGCCGAGGAACTCGAAGCCGAACGCGATCAGTTACGGTCGGAAAACGAGGAGCTCTCCTCGACGATCGACCGCCTTCGGTCCCGGATCGAGGAACTCGAGACCGAACTGGAGCGGGCCCGCGAGGCCGACGCCGGCGCCGGCGCGACGCCGGCCGCGAGCACGCAGCTCTCGGCCGACCGGGCGCTGGCCGACACGAACCTCTTCGTGCGGTACGCCTCGAAGAGCCAGCCGACCCTCGAGTCGGCCCACGGCGGCGAGAGCGATCGTTCGGACGTCGCCGCGAACCTGCGACTCGAGCACCACACCGGGTTCGACGCGGCCGACGTGGCCGTCGACGGCCGGCCCTACGAGGAGTTCCTCGCCGGGACGATGGAACACCGGTTCGTCGACTGGCTCACCAGCACGGTCCTCTTCGAGATCCGCGACACCGGTAACGCCGACGGGCTGGGCGATCTCTACGACGCGATTCCGCAGATCGACCGGGCCGAACTGGACGCGACGATCTCGCTGCAGGACGACGAGACCGAGGACGTGCCCGATCAGGTCCGCTTCGACGTCGTCGCCTTCGACAAAATGGGGAATCCGCTGCTGGTCGCGAACCTGAACGACTCGCGCGAGCCCGCGACGCAGGGGATGCTCGAGGAGATGGAGGAGGCCGCCTCGGCGGTCAAGGCCAACTATCCGGACCTGGCGGCGGCGGTCGTCGTCACTTCGAGTTACTTCGAGCCCGGCGCGCTCGAGGTGGCCGAGCAGGCGACCAGCGGCGGACTGTTGAGCCGCGGCTCGAAGATGAGTTACGTCAACCTCTCCCGGAAGACGGGCTATCACCTCTGTCTGGTCGAGTCCCGCTCCGAAGGGTTCCACATGAACGTCCCCGAGTTGTAG
- a CDS encoding adenylosuccinate synthase, protein MTVTIVGSQLGDEGKGGVVDVYGDPADVVARYQGGDNAGHTVVHGGEEYKLSLVPSGAVRGKVGVLGNGCVVNLRTLFDELNTLREKGLDPDVRIAERAHAILPFHRVLDGIEEDVKSESDQEVGTTGRGIGPTYEDKAGRRGVRIGDLLDPDVLRERLEYVVPQKRALVEEVYDIDVDDLDDPDAFDVDALFEEFREFGERLEEENMTVNAGAFLSDAIADGQNVMFEGAQGTLIDIDHGNYPYVTSSNPTAGGAATGTGLGPGVVGDGEIIGIVKAYLTRVGSGPLPTELGGVVGDTPGYDEETEGRNEDLATYIRDEGGEYGTVTGRPRRVGWLDLPMLRHATRANGFTGLAVNHIDVLAGLDEVQVGYTYELDGEEVRTIPSTTEEWGRCEANLRSFEGWPEVDWSEVADEGYDAIPENARTYLEFISDELDVPIYAVGVGPGREETVVVENPYE, encoded by the coding sequence ATGACCGTCACTATCGTCGGGTCGCAACTCGGCGACGAAGGCAAGGGCGGAGTCGTCGACGTCTACGGCGACCCCGCTGACGTCGTCGCCCGGTATCAGGGCGGCGACAACGCAGGCCACACCGTCGTTCACGGCGGTGAGGAGTACAAGCTATCGCTCGTCCCGTCGGGCGCCGTCCGGGGCAAGGTCGGCGTCCTCGGTAACGGCTGCGTCGTCAATCTGCGAACGCTGTTCGACGAACTGAACACGCTTCGAGAGAAGGGACTCGATCCGGACGTCCGGATCGCGGAGCGCGCCCACGCCATCCTGCCCTTCCACCGCGTCCTCGACGGCATCGAGGAGGACGTGAAGAGCGAATCCGACCAGGAGGTCGGGACGACCGGTCGCGGCATCGGGCCGACCTACGAAGACAAGGCCGGGCGCCGCGGCGTTCGCATCGGGGACCTGCTGGACCCCGACGTCCTCCGCGAGCGACTCGAGTACGTCGTCCCGCAGAAGCGCGCGCTCGTCGAGGAGGTCTACGACATCGACGTCGACGACCTCGACGACCCCGACGCGTTCGACGTGGACGCGCTCTTCGAGGAGTTCCGCGAGTTCGGCGAGCGCCTCGAGGAGGAGAACATGACCGTCAACGCCGGCGCGTTCCTCTCGGACGCCATCGCCGACGGACAGAACGTCATGTTCGAGGGCGCACAGGGGACGCTCATCGACATCGACCACGGCAACTACCCGTACGTCACGTCGTCGAACCCGACGGCGGGCGGCGCCGCGACGGGGACGGGGCTCGGCCCCGGCGTCGTCGGCGACGGGGAGATCATCGGGATCGTCAAGGCCTACCTCACGCGCGTCGGGAGCGGTCCGCTTCCGACCGAGCTCGGCGGCGTCGTCGGTGACACGCCCGGCTACGACGAGGAGACCGAGGGGCGAAACGAGGACCTCGCGACGTACATCCGCGACGAGGGCGGCGAGTACGGTACCGTCACCGGCCGTCCCCGCCGGGTCGGCTGGCTCGACCTGCCGATGCTTCGCCACGCCACCCGCGCGAACGGCTTCACCGGTCTCGCGGTCAACCACATCGACGTGCTCGCGGGGCTCGACGAGGTACAGGTGGGCTACACCTACGAACTCGACGGCGAGGAGGTCCGAACGATCCCCTCGACGACCGAGGAGTGGGGCCGGTGCGAGGCGAACCTCCGGAGCTTCGAGGGCTGGCCCGAGGTCGACTGGAGCGAGGTCGCCGACGAGGGGTACGACGCCATCCCCGAGAACGCCCGCACCTACCTCGAGTTCATCAGCGACGAACTCGACGTCCCCATCTACGCCGTCGGCGTCGGCCCCGGTCGCGAGGAGACCGTCGTCGTCGAGAACCCCTACGAGTAA
- a CDS encoding methytransferase partner Trm112, which produces MQESLLEILCCPLDKHELELEDADRDDTDEIIGGDLVCTECGERYPIEDSIPNLLPPDMREETPA; this is translated from the coding sequence ATGCAAGAGTCGTTGCTGGAGATCCTCTGTTGTCCGCTGGACAAACACGAGCTGGAACTCGAGGACGCCGACCGCGACGATACGGACGAAATCATCGGTGGAGACCTCGTCTGTACCGAGTGCGGCGAGCGCTACCCGATCGAAGACAGCATTCCGAACCTGCTGCCGCCGGACATGCGCGAAGAGACGCCGGCCTAA
- a CDS encoding DUF7524 family protein — MSTEVTVHVNRGSSDSLEPSVDSVETRGSFDLRLESHGAPAHVHCRLDGDLERIAALETPNYYVEGDGETVVPVRVSAEAIDEPIDGALEVLTGYGAESVVVPVTVDPVPDGVDVDESFAEPRRSDSGPSPTGLDRLLSSSGLDPGTLAIAVLGLVMAAIGTLTAASIGGPVATAGVVIVVAGVAAALFLLVR, encoded by the coding sequence GTGTCAACCGAGGTCACCGTCCACGTCAACCGCGGCTCGTCCGACTCGCTCGAACCGAGCGTCGACAGCGTCGAGACCCGCGGTTCCTTCGACCTGCGCCTGGAGAGCCACGGCGCCCCCGCGCACGTCCACTGCCGGCTGGACGGTGATCTCGAGCGAATCGCCGCGCTCGAGACGCCGAACTACTACGTCGAGGGCGACGGCGAGACGGTCGTTCCCGTCCGCGTCTCCGCGGAGGCGATCGACGAGCCGATCGACGGCGCGCTCGAGGTGCTGACCGGCTACGGCGCCGAATCCGTCGTCGTTCCCGTCACCGTCGATCCCGTGCCGGACGGGGTCGACGTGGACGAGTCGTTCGCTGAACCCAGACGCTCGGACTCGGGCCCGTCGCCGACGGGTCTCGACCGGCTTCTCTCCTCGAGCGGGCTCGATCCGGGGACGCTCGCGATCGCCGTCCTCGGCCTCGTCATGGCTGCGATCGGGACGCTGACCGCGGCGTCGATCGGCGGCCCCGTCGCCACCGCCGGCGTCGTCATCGTCGTCGCCGGCGTCGCCGCGGCGCTGTTCCTGTTAGTTCGTTAG
- a CDS encoding DR2241 family protein: MTAPPASVAALLEAVDDDGAVAVDGLRVGRAADGYALETPDEEWTGLAADDLADALEPLSDYVTNWRYWERSVGGEGTARRAFLRWCERAPLELEEAGDEETAAHPSVDDPLSVPERYDALRDGLDREWGQLCLTARLVDDADDDPAGERVYDLWHVDDADGDLADLEVYDDPRDAREIATYDEDGRYRPLKTAPTLPSGWAFTGLSGEELVETVEFFYPATVANWHRELRGTLDVDHWTETAERQTGIYDVLDELPREGVEWMAEACCVDSQCLRRREWEFDEDDALDVDGGDGPFPCREPCSLVVAAARKWTILESEQERTYELELTASEYNQLAELIDAVAEGRTDEIREADVNDGANRYRARYLRAKRFDEEGNLEARRIDDRD; the protein is encoded by the coding sequence GTGACGGCGCCACCAGCCAGCGTCGCGGCGCTGCTCGAGGCCGTCGACGACGACGGCGCGGTCGCCGTCGACGGCCTCCGGGTCGGGCGCGCCGCGGACGGCTACGCGCTCGAGACCCCCGACGAGGAGTGGACCGGCCTCGCGGCCGACGACCTCGCGGACGCCCTCGAGCCGCTTTCCGACTACGTCACGAACTGGCGCTACTGGGAGCGGTCCGTCGGCGGCGAGGGAACCGCCCGCCGGGCGTTCCTCCGGTGGTGTGAACGCGCGCCGCTCGAGCTCGAGGAAGCCGGCGACGAGGAGACCGCCGCCCATCCGTCGGTCGACGACCCCCTGTCCGTCCCCGAGCGCTACGACGCGCTTCGGGACGGCCTCGACCGCGAGTGGGGCCAGCTGTGTCTCACCGCGCGGCTCGTCGACGACGCCGACGACGACCCCGCCGGCGAGCGCGTCTACGACCTCTGGCACGTCGACGACGCCGACGGCGACCTCGCCGACCTCGAGGTGTACGACGATCCGCGCGACGCCCGCGAGATCGCGACCTACGACGAGGACGGCCGTTACCGGCCGCTGAAGACGGCGCCGACGCTCCCCTCTGGATGGGCCTTCACCGGTCTCTCCGGCGAGGAACTCGTCGAGACCGTCGAGTTCTTCTACCCCGCGACGGTCGCCAACTGGCACCGCGAACTGCGAGGGACGCTCGACGTCGACCACTGGACCGAGACCGCCGAGCGCCAGACCGGCATCTACGACGTCTTAGACGAGCTGCCCCGCGAGGGCGTCGAGTGGATGGCCGAGGCCTGCTGCGTCGACTCGCAGTGCCTGCGCCGGCGCGAGTGGGAGTTCGACGAGGACGACGCGCTCGACGTCGACGGCGGCGACGGTCCCTTCCCCTGCCGGGAGCCGTGTTCGCTGGTCGTCGCCGCCGCTCGCAAGTGGACCATCCTCGAGTCCGAGCAGGAACGCACCTACGAACTCGAGTTGACCGCCAGCGAGTACAACCAGCTCGCGGAGCTGATCGACGCCGTCGCCGAGGGCCGAACGGACGAGATCCGCGAGGCAGACGTCAACGACGGCGCGAACCGCTACCGGGCGCGCTATCTGCGAGCCAAGCGGTTCGACGAAGAGGGGAACCTCGAGGCCAGACGAATCGACGACCGAGACTGA
- a CDS encoding CbiX/SirB N-terminal domain-containing protein, translating into MQALVIAAHGSHLNPDASDPTYAHADTVRETGAFDEVREAFWKEEPHFREVIRTLESDEVFVVPLFISEGYFTEQVIPRELRLEEWDPEKWDSDGTSASQVTLEAEDVGKTIHYCGPVGTHDAMTDVIVQRAESVTEDPDVGDGVGLAVVGHGTERNENSAKAIEYHTERIRETDRFDEAKALFMDEEPEVDDVTDYFESEDIVVVPLFIADGYHTQEDIPEDMGLTEDYRLGWDVPSDVDGHRIWYAGAVGTEGLMADVILERAADAGADIGDAVESVREAVSLETGADPEPSAEPGD; encoded by the coding sequence ATGCAAGCGCTGGTCATCGCGGCGCACGGCTCGCACCTGAATCCCGACGCCTCGGACCCCACCTACGCCCACGCGGACACCGTCCGCGAGACGGGGGCGTTCGACGAGGTCCGCGAGGCCTTCTGGAAGGAGGAACCGCACTTCCGCGAGGTGATCCGTACCCTCGAGTCCGACGAGGTGTTCGTCGTCCCCCTCTTCATCAGCGAGGGCTACTTCACCGAGCAGGTCATCCCCCGCGAACTCCGCCTGGAGGAGTGGGACCCCGAGAAGTGGGACTCCGACGGCACGAGCGCCTCGCAGGTCACCCTCGAGGCCGAGGACGTCGGCAAGACGATCCACTACTGCGGTCCGGTCGGGACCCACGACGCGATGACGGACGTGATCGTCCAGCGCGCCGAGTCCGTCACGGAGGACCCCGACGTCGGCGACGGGGTCGGGCTGGCGGTCGTCGGCCACGGCACCGAGCGCAACGAGAACTCCGCGAAGGCCATCGAGTATCACACCGAGCGCATCCGCGAGACGGACCGGTTCGACGAGGCCAAGGCGCTGTTCATGGACGAGGAACCCGAGGTCGACGACGTCACCGACTACTTCGAGAGCGAGGACATCGTCGTCGTGCCGCTGTTCATCGCCGACGGCTACCACACGCAGGAGGACATCCCCGAGGACATGGGGCTGACCGAGGACTACCGGCTGGGCTGGGACGTCCCCAGCGATGTCGACGGCCACCGGATCTGGTACGCCGGCGCCGTCGGCACCGAGGGGCTGATGGCCGACGTCATCCTGGAGCGCGCGGCCGACGCCGGCGCCGATATCGGCGACGCGGTCGAGTCCGTCCGCGAGGCGGTCAGCCTCGAGACCGGCGCCGATCCCGAACCGAGCGCGGAGCCGGGTGACTGA
- a CDS encoding BsuPI-related putative proteinase inhibitor, with product MTLEGTLEADVSTADGESRPESVAFAFTVTNAGAEPVELQFSDMCKAEFVVRDGDREVWRFTEGRMFAQMLSREALPPGASSTYEGEWERPRPGAYTASAELRAQEASCEAHTSLTVPE from the coding sequence ATGACGCTCGAGGGGACGCTCGAGGCGGACGTATCGACGGCCGACGGCGAGTCGCGACCGGAATCGGTCGCGTTCGCGTTCACCGTGACCAACGCCGGCGCCGAGCCCGTCGAACTGCAGTTCTCGGACATGTGTAAGGCGGAGTTCGTCGTCCGCGACGGCGACCGGGAGGTCTGGCGCTTCACCGAGGGGCGGATGTTCGCCCAGATGCTCAGCCGGGAGGCGCTCCCACCCGGGGCGTCGTCGACCTACGAGGGCGAGTGGGAGCGACCGCGGCCGGGCGCGTACACCGCGTCCGCCGAGTTGCGCGCGCAGGAGGCGTCCTGCGAGGCCCACACGTCGCTCACCGTTCCGGAGTGA
- a CDS encoding alkaline phosphatase D family protein encodes MTDTHADMRAETATDNRRTFLQTIGLAATATGLVGTAAGESDSDESTIDGSDADLVSISHGVAVGDVTATTAVVWARAADEATIHVAYSPDQSFDRVGYERTTVGAETDTTGQLRLEGLESNTRYRYHVWATASETAYRPLNGRTDGPKGRGPGGSKEKGKGKGKGKGNDDHLGKGRGPEKRPNEDGRGNDDRIADAIPDAVESGTFVTAPAPDDEAAVSFAWSGDTWGYGDDPVEPPFPGLRTIAERDPDFFLYHGDTIYADALTPAGKVTEDTPIDEALEIYRGKYKEMRDPPAEVAERTNLLELLETTSVYTVWDDHEVINNFAGPIEPLMPEGRRAFREYWPLDRDDDADPGESNRFYDSFRWGKHVELFLLDTRQYRDPNVDLDSKTLLGREQLEWLKGALADSDATWKLLASPAPLGYPSDSWATEADRTGYEAELLEVVEHVQTEPVSNLVVVAGDVHKSVVSAYDPDDDGEFEFFEAVAGPLGAPAGEPDDLYPALNPTEFFAKGEYRNFATVDVAESGETLTIGIYDEHGTEQFTKTVSTSDIDAAADPENPDRIESTFDEDAEGWLVSQNGGSNRPVYHGTGGNPGGHIGDAENEGGVAWYYQAPFEYLGDREAFYGGTLSFDLRQEPTDQQFDAEPVEGGDVLLQSGDRKLVYEFRGADDNPGEEWTSYEVALSADETWIDLTSREPLATEERFREVLADLEVLRIRGEYRSGDDTSYLDNVVLTK; translated from the coding sequence ATGACTGACACACACGCTGATATGAGGGCCGAAACGGCGACGGACAACCGACGGACGTTTCTGCAGACGATCGGGCTGGCGGCGACCGCGACCGGACTGGTGGGAACCGCGGCGGGGGAATCGGATTCGGACGAGTCGACGATCGACGGAAGCGACGCGGACCTCGTATCGATCTCGCACGGCGTCGCGGTCGGCGACGTCACCGCCACGACGGCGGTCGTCTGGGCGCGAGCGGCCGACGAGGCGACGATCCACGTCGCCTACAGCCCCGATCAGTCGTTCGACCGCGTCGGATACGAGCGGACGACCGTCGGCGCCGAGACCGACACCACGGGCCAACTCCGACTCGAGGGACTCGAGTCGAACACGCGCTACCGGTACCACGTCTGGGCGACGGCGTCGGAGACCGCCTACCGGCCGCTGAACGGTCGAACGGACGGACCGAAGGGACGCGGCCCCGGAGGGTCGAAAGAGAAAGGGAAAGGGAAAGGAAAAGGAAAAGGGAACGACGACCATCTCGGCAAGGGCCGCGGGCCGGAGAAGCGACCGAACGAGGACGGTCGCGGCAACGACGATCGAATCGCCGACGCGATCCCCGACGCGGTCGAAAGCGGGACGTTCGTCACAGCGCCGGCGCCCGACGACGAGGCGGCCGTCTCCTTCGCCTGGAGCGGCGACACGTGGGGCTACGGCGACGACCCCGTCGAACCGCCGTTCCCGGGGCTGCGGACGATCGCCGAGCGCGACCCGGACTTCTTCCTCTACCACGGCGACACGATCTACGCCGACGCGCTGACGCCGGCCGGCAAGGTCACCGAGGACACTCCGATCGACGAGGCCCTCGAGATCTACCGTGGGAAGTACAAGGAGATGCGCGATCCGCCGGCCGAGGTCGCCGAGCGGACCAATTTGCTGGAACTGCTCGAGACCACGTCGGTGTACACCGTCTGGGACGACCACGAGGTCATCAACAACTTCGCGGGGCCGATCGAGCCGCTGATGCCCGAGGGGCGACGGGCATTCCGCGAGTACTGGCCGTTGGACCGCGACGACGACGCCGACCCCGGCGAATCGAACCGGTTCTACGACTCCTTCCGCTGGGGGAAACACGTCGAACTGTTCCTGCTCGACACGCGCCAGTACCGCGATCCGAACGTCGATCTGGACTCGAAGACGCTGCTCGGCCGGGAGCAACTCGAGTGGCTGAAGGGCGCGCTCGCCGACTCCGACGCGACGTGGAAACTGCTGGCCTCGCCGGCCCCGCTGGGCTACCCCTCCGACTCGTGGGCGACCGAGGCGGACCGGACCGGCTACGAGGCCGAACTGCTCGAGGTCGTCGAACACGTCCAGACGGAGCCGGTTTCGAACCTGGTCGTCGTCGCGGGCGACGTCCACAAGTCGGTCGTGAGCGCGTACGACCCGGACGACGACGGCGAGTTCGAGTTCTTCGAGGCCGTCGCCGGGCCGCTTGGCGCACCCGCGGGCGAGCCCGACGACCTCTACCCCGCCCTCAACCCGACGGAGTTCTTCGCGAAGGGCGAGTACCGGAACTTCGCCACCGTCGACGTCGCCGAGTCGGGCGAGACGCTCACGATCGGCATCTACGACGAGCACGGGACCGAGCAGTTCACGAAGACGGTCAGCACGTCCGATATCGACGCCGCGGCCGATCCCGAGAACCCGGACCGCATCGAGAGCACCTTCGACGAGGACGCCGAGGGCTGGCTCGTCTCCCAGAACGGCGGGAGCAACCGGCCGGTCTACCACGGGACCGGCGGCAACCCCGGCGGCCACATCGGCGACGCGGAGAACGAGGGCGGCGTCGCCTGGTACTATCAGGCGCCGTTCGAGTACCTCGGTGACCGCGAGGCGTTCTACGGTGGGACCCTCTCGTTCGATCTCCGGCAGGAGCCGACCGATCAGCAGTTCGACGCCGAGCCCGTCGAGGGCGGCGACGTGCTGTTGCAAAGCGGCGACCGCAAACTCGTCTACGAGTTCCGCGGCGCCGACGACAACCCCGGCGAGGAGTGGACCTCCTACGAGGTGGCGCTCTCGGCCGACGAGACCTGGATCGATCTGACGAGCCGGGAGCCACTCGCCACCGAGGAACGGTTCCGCGAGGTCCTCGCCGACCTCGAGGTGCTTCGCATCCGCGGCGAGTACCGCTCCGGCGACGACACCAGCTATCTCGACAACGTCGTCCTGACGAAGTAG